One window of the Deltaproteobacteria bacterium genome contains the following:
- the rapZ gene encoding RNase adapter RapZ yields MPAPSSPARPMRVIVVTGLAGSGRRTAMHVLEDLGFYCIDNLPVTLIPPFLELCEKSAEPISRVALGIDLRERVSLGEYPSVLKELRSRGQRLEVFYFEAADEVLLRRFSETRRPHPLAGGGGVEYGIRTERERLTWLRELADQVIDTSAWTVHELRDQLRQLLSTASPQASLIVTVESFGFKYGVPTDADVMFDVRFLPNPFFVEQLRAHTGMEPAVADFVLQREETRQFLAAARRLLEITLPLYLREGKSYLTLAIGCTGGRHRSVAIAEEMGNQVKGWGYEVQLRHRDVHR; encoded by the coding sequence CTGCCGGCGCCGAGTTCGCCGGCACGGCCCATGCGCGTGATCGTAGTGACCGGCCTCGCCGGGTCGGGAAGACGCACGGCTATGCATGTGCTGGAAGACTTGGGATTCTATTGCATCGATAACCTCCCGGTCACCTTAATTCCGCCCTTTTTGGAATTGTGCGAGAAGAGCGCCGAGCCGATCTCGCGCGTCGCGCTGGGCATCGATCTGCGTGAACGTGTTTCGCTGGGCGAGTATCCCTCGGTGCTCAAGGAGTTGCGCAGCCGTGGCCAGCGCCTGGAAGTGTTCTACTTCGAAGCGGCGGATGAAGTGTTGCTCCGTCGCTTCAGCGAAACGCGTCGTCCTCATCCTCTGGCCGGTGGTGGAGGGGTCGAATACGGCATTCGTACCGAACGCGAGCGCTTGACCTGGTTACGGGAGCTGGCCGACCAAGTCATCGATACCTCGGCGTGGACCGTGCACGAATTGCGCGACCAGCTTCGCCAGTTGCTGTCCACGGCATCGCCACAGGCTTCTTTGATCGTGACGGTGGAATCCTTTGGCTTCAAATATGGGGTGCCGACCGATGCCGACGTCATGTTCGATGTGCGGTTTCTGCCGAACCCGTTCTTTGTCGAGCAGCTCCGCGCACACACCGGCATGGAGCCCGCCGTGGCGGACTTCGTTTTGCAGCGCGAAGAGACGCGCCAATTTCTCGCTGCCGCGCGCCGCCTGCTGGAGATTACTCTCCCGCTGTACCTGCGCGAGGGGAAAAGTTATCTCACGCTGGCGATCGGATGCACGGGGGGACGGCATCGCTCGGTCGCCATCGCTGAGGAGATGGGGAATCAAGTGAAGGGGTGGGGGTATGAGGTTCAGTTACGGCACCGCGACGTGCATCGTTGA
- the xerD gene encoding site-specific tyrosine recombinase XerD: MKNRPAAEPSASDVRIDAFLAYITVEKGLAANTVEAYGRDLAELRSYVATQEVDDVCKVGARHIVGFLAALRARGLSARSQARILTTLRRFYRFLEREEWLSDGDPTAHLLLPKIGRALPQVPTRAQVDAVLDTPDSATPLGARDQAMLELLYATGLRVSELVNLEVKQVNLEAGFLRVRGKGGRERVVPLGTKAREKVQAYLDGARPALLKGRSSSYLFLARAGKPMTRQAFWHLLKIYALQSPEGGHIYPHAMRHAFATHLLDGGADLRAVQAMLGHVDIATTQIYTHLSNERLREVHKKFHPRG, from the coding sequence ATGAAGAACCGCCCCGCAGCCGAACCGTCCGCGAGTGACGTGCGCATCGATGCGTTTCTGGCGTACATTACGGTAGAAAAAGGGCTGGCGGCAAACACCGTCGAAGCGTACGGGCGCGACCTCGCCGAGTTGCGCAGTTATGTGGCGACGCAAGAGGTGGACGATGTCTGCAAGGTGGGGGCGCGGCATATCGTGGGATTTCTTGCGGCGTTGCGAGCACGCGGCCTTTCTGCGCGCAGTCAAGCGCGGATATTAACCACGTTGCGGCGGTTCTATCGCTTCTTGGAGCGAGAAGAATGGCTGTCCGACGGCGATCCCACCGCGCATTTGCTCTTGCCGAAGATCGGTCGTGCCCTACCGCAGGTGCCGACACGCGCGCAAGTGGACGCCGTGCTCGACACCCCCGACTCGGCCACGCCACTCGGGGCGCGCGACCAGGCGATGCTGGAGCTGCTGTACGCGACCGGGTTACGGGTCTCCGAGCTGGTCAATCTCGAAGTGAAACAGGTCAATCTCGAAGCCGGATTCCTGCGCGTGCGTGGAAAAGGCGGGCGCGAGCGTGTCGTGCCGCTCGGTACGAAAGCGCGGGAGAAAGTCCAAGCCTACCTCGACGGTGCGCGCCCCGCGTTGCTCAAAGGGCGGTCCAGTTCTTACCTGTTTCTGGCGCGCGCGGGCAAGCCGATGACACGGCAAGCCTTCTGGCATTTACTCAAGATCTACGCCTTACAAAGCCCGGAGGGCGGCCATATCTATCCCCACGCCATGCGCCACGCCTTTGCTACCCACCTGCTCGATGGCGGGGCCGACCTGCGCGCCGTGCAGGCCATGCTTGGCCACGTCGATATCGCCACCACGCAGATCTACACCCATCTCTCTAACGAGCGCCTGCGCGAAGTGCATAAGAAGTTTCATCCGCGCGGGTGA
- a CDS encoding PTS sugar transporter subunit IIA, which yields MRMVDILKEELIAPELQSGTKTEVLRELALHMAAHHPGIQAEHLVSVLLDRERLGTTAIGEGIAIPHGKLPGLKGVVAAFGRSLKGVECHSLDGAPTKIFFLLVAPEESAGIHLKALARVSRLLKDKGFRERLLSAQTQAELHRVICEEDAKL from the coding sequence ATGCGTATGGTCGATATTCTGAAAGAAGAACTCATCGCTCCGGAGTTACAAAGCGGAACGAAGACCGAGGTATTGCGGGAGCTGGCGTTGCACATGGCGGCGCACCATCCGGGGATTCAGGCGGAGCACTTGGTCTCGGTTCTGCTTGACCGGGAGCGGCTCGGCACCACTGCGATCGGCGAAGGGATCGCCATCCCGCACGGCAAGTTGCCCGGTCTGAAGGGCGTCGTGGCGGCGTTTGGGCGCAGCCTCAAGGGCGTCGAATGTCATTCCCTTGACGGCGCGCCGACGAAAATTTTCTTCCTGCTCGTCGCCCCGGAAGAGTCGGCGGGGATTCATCTCAAGGCGCTCGCGCGGGTCTCGCGGCTATTGAAAGACAAAGGCTTTCGCGAGCGATTGCTGAGCGCGCAAACGCAAGCCGAATTACATCGAGTCATTTGTGAAGAAGATGCCAAACTCTGA
- the meaB gene encoding methylmalonyl Co-A mutase-associated GTPase MeaB, which yields MTPTPLNQLLEKMFAGDAHALARLMTLVERDGTDVGPILQAISPKLGNAFTIGITGPPGAGKSSLVDQLTTLLRKAGKTVGIIGIDPSSPFTGGALLGDRIRMTQHFLDKGVFIRSMATRGSHGGLARATKDVIKLMDAAGHDYVLVETVGVGQTELDVMGATDTVIVTLVPEAGDGVQVMKAGLMEIADIFVVNKADRDGAPRMQTELALMLELKYSAKHPEPGDPPLWRIPVLPTQAVNNIGIKELFEAIEEHHRFLQDTGELARKRKTRRREELLSRVEYEARRRLTTRAQTDPALAQLLDAVSEGKTDAYSASMQILGSEVFRTV from the coding sequence ATGACACCTACGCCACTCAATCAGCTATTGGAAAAAATGTTTGCCGGGGACGCACACGCGCTTGCCCGGCTCATGACCCTCGTCGAGCGCGACGGCACCGACGTCGGCCCCATTCTGCAAGCCATTTCCCCGAAACTCGGTAACGCTTTCACGATCGGCATTACCGGCCCGCCCGGGGCCGGCAAGTCCAGCCTCGTAGACCAATTGACGACACTGCTCCGCAAGGCCGGAAAAACGGTAGGAATCATTGGCATCGATCCATCGAGCCCCTTCACCGGCGGCGCGCTGCTCGGCGATCGCATCCGCATGACGCAGCATTTTCTCGACAAAGGTGTCTTTATCCGCAGCATGGCGACTCGTGGCAGTCACGGCGGCCTCGCGCGCGCCACGAAAGACGTCATTAAGCTGATGGACGCTGCAGGACACGATTACGTACTGGTCGAAACCGTCGGCGTCGGACAGACCGAACTCGACGTGATGGGTGCGACTGACACCGTGATCGTCACCTTGGTGCCCGAGGCCGGTGACGGCGTCCAAGTCATGAAAGCCGGGCTTATGGAGATTGCCGACATCTTCGTAGTCAATAAAGCGGATCGCGACGGCGCGCCGCGCATGCAAACCGAGCTGGCGCTCATGCTGGAGCTGAAATACAGCGCCAAACATCCCGAGCCAGGCGACCCGCCATTGTGGAGAATCCCCGTCCTGCCGACGCAAGCGGTAAACAACATCGGCATCAAGGAATTGTTCGAGGCCATCGAGGAACATCATCGGTTTCTGCAAGACACCGGCGAGTTGGCGCGCAAACGCAAGACGCGCCGCCGCGAAGAATTGTTATCGCGCGTCGAGTACGAAGCGCGTCGCCGCCTGACCACGCGCGCGCAAACCGACCCCGCCCTAGCGCAACTGCTCGACGCTGTCAGCGAGGGCAAAACCGACGCCTATTCGGCGTCCATGCAGATCTTGGGAAGCGAAGTCTTTAGGACTGTTTGA
- a CDS encoding adenosylhomocysteinase translates to MGSQRGDVKDLKLAAVGKKRVDWAEQHMPVLRRVQEIFARTQPLKGMKLSACLHVTAETANLMRTFRAGGAEVMLCASNPLSTQDDTAAALVKEGIPTFAIRGEDQKIYYRHLRQVLDQKPVVTLDDGADLVSLLHTDAAYTKQAERICASMEETTTGVIRLRSMEKNGVLKLPVVAVNDADTKYLFDNRYGTGQSTIDGILRATSILLAGAAVVVAGYGWCGKGVAMRARGMGAQVIVTEINPIRALEAAMDGFRVMPMRDAVREGDIFITLTGDTSVIRKEHFLQMKDGAILCNSGHFDVEIDVKALTGLAKQVEKDSRPNVDGYLLPNGRRVYLLAEGRLVNLAAAEGHPASVMDMSFATQALAARWAAESGGKLEHCVHLVPKEIEEQVATLKLASMGIKCDRLTSEQKQYLASWEFGT, encoded by the coding sequence ATGGGATCTCAACGTGGCGATGTCAAAGACTTAAAACTTGCAGCGGTCGGTAAAAAGCGGGTCGATTGGGCGGAGCAACACATGCCGGTGCTGCGCCGGGTACAAGAAATTTTTGCGCGTACGCAGCCGCTCAAAGGCATGAAACTTTCGGCGTGTCTGCATGTCACAGCGGAAACCGCGAACCTGATGCGCACCTTTAGGGCGGGTGGTGCCGAGGTGATGTTGTGCGCCTCGAATCCTCTCTCGACCCAGGACGACACGGCTGCCGCTCTGGTCAAAGAAGGGATTCCTACCTTCGCGATCCGTGGGGAAGATCAGAAAATTTACTATCGGCACCTGCGCCAGGTCTTGGACCAGAAGCCGGTCGTGACGTTAGACGATGGTGCCGATCTCGTCTCTCTTTTGCACACCGATGCTGCCTACACGAAACAAGCGGAGCGGATCTGTGCCAGCATGGAAGAGACCACGACCGGGGTCATCCGTCTCCGGTCGATGGAGAAAAACGGCGTGCTGAAGCTGCCGGTAGTGGCGGTGAATGACGCGGACACGAAGTATTTGTTCGATAATCGCTACGGCACCGGGCAGTCAACCATCGATGGGATCTTACGGGCCACGAGTATTCTCTTGGCCGGCGCGGCGGTGGTCGTTGCCGGCTACGGCTGGTGCGGGAAGGGTGTGGCGATGCGTGCGCGCGGCATGGGCGCTCAGGTCATTGTCACGGAGATCAACCCGATTCGTGCCCTGGAAGCGGCGATGGACGGATTCCGCGTGATGCCGATGCGCGACGCCGTGCGCGAGGGAGACATTTTTATTACACTGACGGGCGATACCAGCGTCATCCGCAAAGAGCATTTTCTGCAGATGAAAGACGGTGCGATTCTCTGCAATTCCGGTCACTTCGATGTCGAGATCGATGTGAAGGCCCTGACTGGGCTTGCCAAGCAGGTAGAGAAGGACAGCCGCCCGAATGTAGATGGGTATCTTTTGCCGAATGGGCGACGCGTGTACCTTCTCGCAGAAGGGCGCCTGGTGAACTTGGCTGCTGCCGAAGGTCACCCGGCGTCGGTGATGGACATGAGCTTCGCTACCCAAGCGTTGGCTGCGCGCTGGGCGGCGGAAAGCGGCGGAAAACTCGAACATTGCGTGCACTTGGTCCCGAAGGAAATCGAAGAGCAAGTGGCGACCCTCAAGTTGGCAAGTATGGGGATTAAGTGCGATCGCCTAACGTCTGAGCAGAAGCAATATCTCGCCTCGTGGGAATTTGGTACCTAG
- the glnD gene encoding [protein-PII] uridylyltransferase: protein MSEDDVRRQPIVLPPLPPEDVESGANPNLNLRDISKTYRASVLEEMARLHDAGASGTTMVVTHTEYIDRLVAYLFAAATRLYARRHPLMQQRCAVFALGGYGRGELNLYSDIDLLVLHHWKVTPYVETIYETIYYSLIDAGFDVGHAVRNVPMCVRIANQDLTAKTALLDNRYLCGDEMLRQEFATAMQREIVGRHVERFVQDKAQESRERHQKCGGAIYMLEPDLKEGLGGLRDLHTAGWLAQVKYKVHDLRELIPKGVVSASLLATVEAARDFVWKVRNGLHLLAGEENDQLTFEHQDQLALTYGFPDVTSFMRCYYGHATIIHNFAQFMLERCQAKETPRLYSLLGKLRERVIRDGVRIADDALVVTKAEIFARDPLNIVTVFHDAQRHGVRVGESARQAIRDAVATTDPDVAASPAMRDAFFAILKWKQRIASTLREMHEVGVLEWLLVEFAHLRWRTQRDLYHVFTVDEHTLHGVAEMERLRDGDYKTELPLLTYVMREIDKPEILFLSMLFHDVGKGLGGEHSERGAQMVHAAAARWQLSPDDTREWYLLVLHHLFMSHIAQHRDLFDDAVIANFASVVGSPALLSKLYILTFSDMKSVSPKVWNPWKGSLLDDLYRRTLERFETGDSVEEEREARIARCKERLAQRLATVGTAEQIAAFLQAMPDNYFLATPEESVPGHFQLVHRFRHGQADDGEPYRMALRHVPEQEFSELTIVTQDRPGLFAMLTGALAANALNVVSARISTSRDGVALDVFRLSHMDRREFVMDPDTWTRVYERLGRVLRGERTMEDMLQAVRSSAHWSRPNPRIPTEVTVENDSSPYYTLVDVTAPDRVGFLFSLTHALFQLDLQIHLAKITTNVDQVLDVFYVTDRNGQQVADPAALAVAVRKQIDNGEARA, encoded by the coding sequence ATGAGCGAGGACGATGTCCGTCGTCAGCCTATCGTGTTGCCGCCGCTGCCGCCGGAAGACGTAGAGTCCGGTGCCAACCCCAACCTTAATCTGCGCGATATTAGCAAGACTTATCGGGCTAGCGTACTGGAAGAAATGGCGCGGCTCCACGATGCCGGCGCGAGCGGCACAACGATGGTCGTCACCCACACGGAGTATATTGACCGTCTGGTGGCGTACTTATTCGCGGCGGCCACGCGTCTCTATGCCCGTCGCCATCCGCTCATGCAGCAACGGTGCGCGGTATTTGCGCTGGGCGGATATGGACGTGGGGAACTCAACCTCTACTCCGATATCGATCTGCTGGTGCTGCATCATTGGAAGGTTACGCCTTACGTCGAGACGATCTACGAGACGATTTATTATAGCCTCATCGACGCCGGCTTCGACGTCGGGCATGCCGTACGCAACGTCCCCATGTGCGTGCGCATCGCGAACCAGGACCTGACTGCGAAAACCGCGCTGCTCGATAATCGCTATCTCTGCGGCGATGAAATGCTGAGGCAAGAGTTCGCCACGGCCATGCAACGCGAGATCGTCGGCAGGCACGTCGAGCGGTTTGTTCAGGACAAGGCGCAAGAAAGCCGGGAGCGCCACCAGAAATGCGGTGGCGCGATCTACATGCTCGAACCGGACCTGAAAGAGGGGCTGGGCGGATTGCGCGACTTGCACACTGCCGGGTGGCTCGCCCAGGTTAAGTATAAGGTGCACGACCTCCGCGAACTGATCCCCAAAGGGGTAGTCTCGGCGTCGCTGCTGGCCACCGTCGAAGCAGCCCGCGATTTCGTCTGGAAGGTGCGCAACGGACTGCATCTCCTGGCAGGGGAGGAAAACGACCAGCTCACGTTCGAGCACCAGGACCAACTTGCTCTCACCTATGGGTTTCCCGACGTGACGAGCTTCATGCGGTGTTATTACGGGCATGCGACGATCATCCATAATTTTGCCCAGTTCATGCTCGAACGCTGCCAAGCGAAAGAGACGCCCCGCTTGTACAGCCTCTTAGGGAAACTGCGCGAGCGCGTGATCCGAGATGGCGTGCGGATCGCAGACGACGCGCTGGTGGTGACCAAAGCCGAAATCTTCGCACGCGACCCGCTCAACATCGTGACGGTTTTTCATGATGCCCAGCGGCATGGCGTGCGTGTCGGCGAAAGCGCCCGGCAGGCGATCCGTGACGCCGTGGCGACCACGGACCCCGATGTGGCCGCCTCGCCGGCGATGCGCGACGCCTTCTTCGCGATTCTCAAATGGAAGCAGCGCATCGCCTCGACGCTGCGGGAAATGCACGAAGTCGGCGTGCTGGAATGGCTGCTGGTGGAATTTGCCCATTTGCGTTGGCGGACGCAGCGCGATCTCTATCACGTCTTTACCGTCGATGAACACACGCTCCATGGCGTCGCGGAAATGGAACGATTACGCGACGGCGACTATAAGACCGAGCTGCCGCTCTTAACCTACGTCATGCGCGAAATCGACAAGCCGGAGATCTTGTTCTTGTCGATGCTCTTTCACGATGTAGGAAAAGGGTTAGGTGGGGAACACTCCGAGCGTGGGGCCCAGATGGTGCACGCCGCCGCCGCGCGCTGGCAGCTCTCGCCCGACGACACGCGCGAATGGTATCTCCTGGTGCTGCATCACCTCTTCATGTCGCATATCGCCCAACACCGCGATTTATTCGACGATGCCGTGATTGCCAACTTTGCCAGTGTCGTCGGCTCGCCGGCCTTGTTAAGTAAGCTATACATTTTGACGTTCTCCGATATGAAGTCCGTCAGTCCGAAAGTATGGAACCCGTGGAAAGGTAGTTTGTTGGACGATTTATATCGACGGACCCTCGAACGGTTCGAGACCGGCGATTCCGTGGAGGAGGAACGCGAGGCGCGTATCGCGCGGTGTAAGGAACGCCTTGCGCAACGCTTGGCGACCGTGGGAACTGCGGAGCAAATCGCCGCGTTTCTGCAGGCGATGCCGGATAATTATTTTCTGGCTACGCCGGAAGAATCGGTGCCTGGACACTTTCAGCTCGTGCATCGTTTTCGCCATGGGCAGGCAGACGATGGCGAACCCTATCGCATGGCGCTGCGCCATGTGCCGGAACAGGAGTTCAGCGAGCTGACGATCGTGACCCAGGACCGTCCCGGGCTGTTCGCTATGTTGACGGGGGCATTGGCGGCAAACGCCCTCAACGTGGTGAGCGCGCGGATCTCGACTAGTCGTGACGGCGTGGCGCTCGATGTCTTTCGTCTGTCGCATATGGATCGCCGTGAGTTCGTCATGGATCCTGACACCTGGACGCGCGTGTATGAACGATTGGGCCGGGTCTTGCGCGGCGAGCGGACCATGGAAGACATGCTGCAAGCCGTGCGATCGTCAGCGCACTGGAGCAGACCCAACCCTCGCATTCCCACGGAAGTCACCGTGGAGAACGACAGTTCCCCGTACTACACCCTGGTGGACGTCACCGCTCCGGATCGCGTCGGTTTCCTCTTCTCTCTGACCCACGCGCTTTTCCAGCTTGACTTGCAAATTCATCTGGCGAAAATCACGACCAATGTCGATCAAGTCTTGGATGTCTTTTACGTCACCGATCGCAACGGGCAACAAGTCGCCGATCCTGCCGCTTTGGCGGTGGCCGTGCGCAAGCAAATTGACAATGGAGAAGCGAGAGCGTGA
- a CDS encoding methionine adenosyltransferase has protein sequence MAAKDFLFTSESVSEGHPDKMCDQISDAVLDAALQQDINSRVACETLVKTGMVVIAGEITTRAQLDYADLAREVVRDIGYTSSELGFDAGTCAVLTAIGLQSPDISQGVTEGEGLHTEQGAGDQGMMFGFACDETKEFMPFPIYTAHRLMEALTQARKSGQLPFLRPDSKSQVTVHYRDGRPARADTVLISTQHNPDAQHGTIKEAVIEDIIKRVVPPEFLDSKTVFLVNPTGRFVHGGPFADCGLTGRKIIVDTYGGYGRHGGGAFSGKDPSKVDRSAAYMARYIAKNLVAAELARSCEVQVAYAIGMAQPVSVLVDTFGTGVLPDEKLADIVRENFDLRPAEIIKALGLKNPIYRATASYGHFGRPARGGFFTWERTDRVDTLKRSASLA, from the coding sequence ATGGCGGCAAAAGACTTTTTGTTTACTTCGGAATCGGTGTCCGAAGGGCATCCGGATAAAATGTGCGATCAGATTTCGGATGCCGTGCTGGATGCGGCGCTGCAGCAAGATATAAACAGCCGCGTTGCCTGTGAGACTTTGGTGAAAACTGGGATGGTAGTGATCGCCGGCGAAATTACCACACGCGCGCAGCTCGATTATGCCGACTTGGCGCGAGAAGTGGTGCGGGACATCGGCTACACTAGCTCCGAGCTTGGCTTCGACGCCGGGACCTGCGCCGTGTTGACCGCGATCGGATTACAATCGCCCGACATCTCCCAAGGCGTAACCGAGGGGGAAGGGCTGCATACAGAGCAAGGCGCGGGCGACCAGGGCATGATGTTCGGTTTCGCGTGTGACGAAACCAAAGAGTTCATGCCTTTTCCTATTTATACCGCCCATCGTTTGATGGAAGCGTTGACGCAGGCGCGCAAGAGCGGGCAACTGCCGTTCCTGCGCCCCGACAGTAAATCGCAGGTCACGGTGCATTATCGTGACGGGAGGCCGGCGCGCGCCGATACGGTTTTGATCTCGACGCAGCACAACCCCGACGCGCAGCATGGCACGATCAAGGAAGCAGTGATCGAGGACATTATTAAACGTGTGGTGCCGCCGGAATTCCTCGACAGCAAGACGGTCTTTTTAGTGAACCCCACCGGGCGTTTCGTGCATGGCGGGCCGTTCGCGGATTGCGGTCTGACCGGGCGCAAGATCATCGTCGATACCTATGGTGGGTATGGCCGTCACGGCGGGGGGGCGTTCTCGGGGAAAGACCCCTCGAAAGTCGACCGTTCTGCTGCGTATATGGCGCGTTACATCGCGAAGAACTTAGTGGCGGCTGAACTCGCGCGGAGCTGTGAAGTCCAAGTTGCCTATGCGATCGGCATGGCACAGCCGGTGTCGGTGCTGGTCGATACCTTCGGCACCGGGGTGCTGCCGGATGAAAAGTTGGCGGATATCGTGCGCGAGAATTTCGACTTGCGGCCCGCCGAGATCATTAAAGCCTTAGGACTGAAAAATCCTATTTACCGGGCGACCGCTTCGTATGGTCACTTTGGCCGCCCGGCGCGCGGCGGGTTTTTTACTTGGGAGCGAACCGACCGCGTCGATACGCTGAAACGATCGGCGAGCTTGGCCTGA
- a CDS encoding HPr family phosphocarrier protein, protein MSDRHVLSAQLTLLNVQGLHARAAATFVRALSGVNAEVQVSWEGRTVNGRSMLDLMTLGAPYGSVLDIQVSGAEAQAALAALTQVIENRFYEE, encoded by the coding sequence ATGAGTGACCGGCACGTTCTGTCGGCCCAATTAACGCTTCTGAATGTCCAGGGACTGCACGCCCGGGCAGCGGCGACGTTCGTGCGTGCGTTGAGCGGGGTGAACGCGGAGGTGCAGGTGAGCTGGGAGGGGCGGACGGTCAACGGACGGAGCATGCTCGACCTGATGACCCTGGGCGCTCCCTATGGCAGCGTGTTGGACATCCAGGTAAGCGGAGCCGAGGCGCAGGCGGCGCTCGCTGCCTTAACCCAAGTCATCGAAAATCGCTTCTACGAAGAGTGA
- a CDS encoding N-acetylmuramoyl-L-alanine amidase: MDALRKRLSSFSSLGFRLSLFLATLGTLVFPTRAFPRAEDIAPPSILQSVEYVSAEEYTRVTLTFSEEVRHKISTEPATRKGSPSRLVVDFSPAKAGLGAPRALAVHDGFLKHVQTRQSSASSVQAILEVENVKGYNTFELYGPYRLVLDVRGKIKRPAPPVPVVDSSPAPIRTRQALATQQESSRGGKTAAVLQSARRRAPIIVMLDPGHGGKDPGAMSEDRVLEKDVVLAISKRLGKKLSTRLAVKVMYTRSSDVYIPLDKRVARANRARADFFVSIHANASTSAETQGVETYYLNNTNDRATIRLAALENGGQSRRGNMRSDGKSGLSYVLSDLIQNGKAEESVALARHLQTAVVTRAREKYPAVRNLGVKKGPFYVLVGAHMPCVLVETAFLTHRAEGKFLADPQYQDALAEGLFLGLFRFLRSERRESNL, encoded by the coding sequence ATGGATGCTTTGCGAAAACGGCTCTCTTCTTTCAGTTCCCTCGGTTTTCGGTTGTCCCTTTTCCTTGCGACCCTCGGCACGCTGGTCTTTCCTACGCGCGCCTTCCCTCGCGCCGAAGACATTGCTCCTCCTTCGATCCTCCAAAGCGTCGAGTATGTTTCGGCGGAGGAGTATACCCGCGTCACGCTGACGTTCTCGGAAGAAGTCCGCCACAAAATTTCCACGGAGCCGGCGACGCGAAAAGGCTCCCCGTCGCGTCTAGTGGTCGATTTCTCTCCGGCAAAAGCCGGTCTGGGAGCGCCGCGCGCGTTAGCTGTTCACGATGGGTTTCTCAAACATGTCCAGACGAGACAATCGTCGGCGTCCAGCGTGCAGGCCATCCTCGAGGTCGAGAATGTCAAGGGATACAATACCTTCGAACTATATGGTCCGTATCGACTCGTGCTTGACGTCCGAGGGAAAATCAAGCGACCAGCGCCTCCAGTTCCAGTCGTGGACTCGTCGCCCGCACCGATACGAACACGGCAGGCTCTGGCTACGCAGCAGGAAAGCTCTCGAGGCGGAAAAACCGCTGCTGTATTGCAGTCCGCGCGCCGGAGAGCCCCGATTATCGTCATGCTCGACCCGGGCCACGGTGGCAAAGATCCTGGAGCCATGAGCGAAGATCGCGTGTTGGAAAAAGACGTCGTGCTCGCGATTAGCAAGCGGTTGGGGAAAAAGTTATCGACGCGACTCGCGGTCAAAGTAATGTATACCCGTTCGTCCGATGTCTACATCCCACTGGATAAACGGGTGGCGCGGGCGAATCGGGCGCGGGCCGACTTCTTCGTCTCCATTCATGCCAACGCCAGTACGAGCGCAGAGACGCAAGGGGTGGAAACCTATTACTTGAATAATACCAACGACCGCGCGACGATTCGGCTCGCCGCGCTCGAGAACGGTGGGCAATCTCGCCGTGGAAATATGAGAAGCGACGGCAAAAGCGGCTTATCCTACGTGTTGAGCGATCTGATTCAAAACGGCAAGGCGGAAGAATCCGTGGCGCTTGCCCGTCATCTGCAAACTGCTGTGGTGACGCGGGCACGGGAAAAATACCCGGCTGTGCGCAATCTGGGCGTGAAGAAAGGGCCTTTCTACGTGTTGGTGGGCGCCCATATGCCGTGCGTGTTGGTGGAAACCGCCTTCCTGACCCACCGCGCCGAGGGAAAATTCCTCGCTGACCCGCAATATCAAGACGCGCTGGCCGAGGGCTTGTTTCTTGGCCTCTTTCGCTTCTTACGTTCGGAGCGAAGGGAAAGCAACCTATGA